The Thermococcus sp. 4557 genomic sequence CGAGAAGCGGTTCCTGGAGGCGATAAGCGTTCCCGCGCCATACCTCGCCGGCGGCAAGGTCTGGCAGGCGACGATAACGGGTACGAGACCAGGAGCACAGGCACTGGCGGTGTGGGCGATGATAAAGCACCTCGGATTCGAGGGCTACACCGAGATCGTCAAGCGGGCCATGGAGCTGAGCAGGTGGTTCGCGGGCGAGCTCAAGAGGATCCCAGGAATCCACCTCATCCGCGAGCCGGTTCTCAACATCGTTTCCTTCGGGGCAAAGAACCTGGAAGAGGTCGAGGAGGAGCTTAAGAAGCGCGGCTGGGGTGTGAGCGCCCACAGGGGGTACATCAGGATCGTCATGATGCCCCACGTTAGAAGGGAGCATCTGGAGGCGTTTTTGATGGACCTGAGGGAGGCAGTCGGGGCACGATAACGCGATCCGTGACGGAGGTCCGAGCTACTCCGTAACCCCCTTTATGTCCACGTGAACGAAGGCGACCTCAACCTCGGGGAGGCTCTCTATAACCCTTTTAACCTCCTCGCTGACGTCGTGGGCCTCTTTGAGGCTCAGCTCAGGGGGCACCTCTATGTGGAGCTCGACGTGAAGCTTGCTGCCGACGTAGTGGGCCCTCAAATCGTGGATGCCGAGAACGTTCGGGACACCCAGAGCGCGCTCCTTTATTTCCTCGCAGACCTCAAAGGGCGGGGCCTGCCCCGTCAGGTAGCGGACGTTCTCAAGGATTATGTCAAGTGAGACCTTTAGGAGGAAGACCGCGACGACGAGGCCCGCAATGGAGTCCCCGTACATAAAACCGAGTTCCTGGGCACCGAGACCGATTAGAACCGCAACGCTGCTCAGTGCATCGCTCCTGTGGTGGTAGGCATCGGCGACGAGTATCTGACTGTCCAGCTTTCTGCCGACGCGGACGGAGTAGCGGAACATGAGCTCCTTGGAGAGTATCGAGAACAGGGCGACGCCGAGCATTACGGAGTTGACCTCTATGGCCCCACCCGCAACTATCCTGTAAACCGCATCGCGGCCTATCTCGTACGCCACTATTATAAGCGCTTCCCCAATCAGGAAGGCCACCAGGGGCTCAAAGCGGGAGTGGCCAAAGGGATGGCTTTTGTCGGGCGGTTTTGAGGATATCCTAATGCCCGCGTAGCCGATGACGCTCGTGATAACGTCGCTTAAGGAGTGGACGCCGTCGGATATCAGGGCGATGCTGGAGTACATGAAGCCCACGGCTAGCTTGAGCAGGGAAAGGAGAACGTTGCCGATGATACTGACCCAGATGGGCTTGTACACCTCCTCCATGGTACCACCGTGATGGGTCCGCAGTCCCATAAAGACCCGGGCGGCGGATTTTATTAGGTTTTCCAATTTTATTAGGTTAATCGAAAAAAGACTGTAAACGGGCGGTCAGTCCGTCACTCCATCATCACGAGCCTCAGGCAAGGCTGAACTCATCATCCCAGAAAAGGTTGGGGATGGGCCTTAAAAGGGTTGCTCAGAGATCACCTTTCCGTCCTCATCAATCGGTTCGCCCATCACTCATCATCGCGTTGTGAAATTGTTGAAGAGCCTTAAAACGATTGTCATCGAGAAACCCTATGAACATTCCCACAAGAAATGGAAATCTTTAAATATTCGAGGCCCCTTTAATTAAATGTCATTAAATATCATTAAGACTGGAGGTGCCGGCTATGGCTGAGGAGAAGAAGTACACCACAGTTTCCATACCAAAGCCCCTCTACGACAAGATTAAGGCCAGGATAGATGGCACAGGCTTCACTTCAGTTTCTGACTACGTCACCTACGTCCTCCGTGAGGTTCTGGCGAGCCTCGAAGAGGAGGAGAAGGAAGAAGTCTTCACCGAAGAGGAGGAAGAGAAGGTCAAGGAGAGGCTTCGCGCCCTCGGCTACCTTGACTGAGGTCTTTCCTTTTTGAGGTGATACCATGGTCTCAAAGCCCCACGGCGGAAGGCTCGTCAGAAGGCTCGTCGCTGAGAGGACCCGCGAGAGGATTCTAAGCGAGCAGAGAGAATACCCCCGCGTTCAGATTGAGCACGGGAGGGCCATAGACCTCGAGAACATTGCCCACGGTGTTTATTCGCCCCTCAAGGGCTTCCTCACGAGCGACGACTTCGAGAGCGTCCTCGACCACATGCGTCTGAGCGACGACACACCATGGACGATTCCGATAGTGCTCGACGTGAAGGAGAGGGCCTTCGACGAGGGCGACGCGATACTACTGTATTACGATGACCTGCCGATAGCCAGGATGCACGTCGAGGAGATTTACACCTACGACAAGAGGGAATTCGCGGTCAATGTCTTCAAGACCGACGACCCGGCCCACCCCGGAGTGGCTCGCGTTATGAACATGGGCGACTACCTCGTCGGCGGCGAGATTGAACTCCTCAACGAGCTCCCGAATCCCTTCGCCAAGTACACCCTCAGGCCAGTTGAAACAAGGGTTCTCTTCAAGGAGCGCGGATGGAAGACGATAGTCGCATTCCAGACGAGGAACGTTCCCCACCTCGGCCACGAGTACGTGCAGAAAGCTGCCCTCACCTTCGTCGATGGCCTTTTCATCAACCCGGTTCTCGGAAGAAAGAAGAAGGGCGACTACCGCGATGAAGTCATAATCAAGGCCTATGAAACGCTCTTCGAGCACTACTATCCCAAGGATGCGGCAACTTTGGCAACCGTCCGCTACGAGATGCGCTATGCCGGACCGAGGGAAGCCGTCCACCACGCGATAATGAGGAAGAACTTCGGTGCGACGCACTTCATCGTGGGAAGGGACCACGCAGGCGTTGGCGACTACTACGGGCCCTACGAAGCATGGGATATGTTCAGCAACTTCCCAGACCTGGGAATAACCCCGATGTTCATCCGCGAGTCCTTCTACTGCAGGAAGTGCGGCGGCATGGTCAACGCGAAGATATGCCCCCACGACAAGGAGTTCCACATCCACATAAGCGGCACCAAGCTCAGGAAGATGATAATGGCCGGCGAGCAGCCGCCGGAGTACATGATGCGGCCGGAGGTCTTCGAGGTCGTGAGGAGCTTCGAGAACCCGTTCGTTGAATGACCTTCACTATTTTTTTCCGGGGTGAGTTAGGTGAATCTAATCGTCCACCACTGGGACACGGATGGGATAGCGTCGGCGGCCCTGCTGGTCAGGGCGCTCTCTCTGGAGGAGTTCACCAACATGACGGCCCAGATAGGTGAGTTCAGCTTCGACGAGAGGATATGGGGGGCCATTGAGAGGGCCGAGAGGCTCTACGTTCTTGACTTCAACGTTCCGGAGGAGGTCGAGAAGGTCAGGGTTCCGACGCTCTTCATCGACCACCACACCCAGCCGAGGATCAAGAATCCGCTCGTGGAGCAGGTGAACCCCTCGCTGGAGGAGGAGTACTGGCCGGCCAACTCCCTCGTCGTCTCGGAGCACTTCGGAATATGGAACGCCTGGAGCGCCCTCGGCGTCGTTGGGGACATAGGCGAGAAGGCCTTTGGGCTGGAGAGGGTCAGAGAACTCCTGGGGAAAGGGGGAATCTCGCGGGAGGAAGCGCTGAGGCTCGTCGAGCTCATAGACTCCAACTACATCGCGGTGGATCGGGAGGCCGTCGAGGAAGCCGTTGGGGTGCTCCTGAGTCATCCCCTTAAGGAGCTCCTTGAGTACGAGCCGTGGGTGAAGAAAGCCGAGGCAATAAGGGACGCCATCGAGGGGGCGGTTTCAAACGCCGGGGAGAGGAACGGCTTTGCCATCGTTCACTTTGAGAGCCCGTTCAACATAATCTCCAAGGTCGCGAGGAAGCTCGTCTGGGAGCTCGGTTACAGGGGCGCGGCCGTGGTCAACGAGAACTTCCACGGGAAGGCGCAGGTGTACTTTAGAATTTCAGGAAAAGAAGCCGAGAGAATAAACATGGCCGAGGTCATCGAGCGCGTTAGGGCTCTCGGAACCAACGCCGGCGGCAAGAGGGAAGTCCTCGGCTGCGTCTGTGAGAGGGATAAAATCGAGGATGTGCTCGCAATAATCGAGGAGTACCTGAGGTGAGGAGAATGGAGTTTGAAAGGAAAGTTAAGGAGGGAATGGAGCGGACGAAGAAGGTGCTCGTCATAGGCCTCGACTCCGCCCCGCCAGAGCTCCTGTTCAACCGCTTCATCGACGACATGCCCAACGTGAAGAGGCTCCTGGAAAAGTCCGTCTACGGCCCGATGCAGACGGGAATCCCCGCGATAACCATCCCGATGTGGATGGTGATGGTCACGGGAAAGACGGCTGGAGAGCTCGGTCTCTACGGCTTCAGGCACAGGACGGGCTATTCCTACACGGACTACTGGATAGCCCACAGCAGGAAGGTGAAGGAGCCGACCCTCTGGGACTATCTCGGCGAGCGTGGAAAGAAGTCGATAATAGTGGGCGTCCCACCGACCTACCCGCCGAAGCCGATCAACGGCCACCTCGTGAGCTGCTTCATAACGCCCGATGCAAGTGTCGACTACACATACCCGAAGGAGCTCAAGGGCGAGATTGAGCGCCTTGTCGGCGAGTACATCTTCGACGTCCCCTTCAGAAGGGAAGCTAAGGACGAGGTCAGGGACGGCATCTGGGAGATGACAGAAAAGCGCTTCGAGGTCATCCGCTACCTCATCCAAGAGAAGGAGTGGGACTACTTCCACTT encodes the following:
- a CDS encoding DHH family phosphoesterase, yielding MNLIVHHWDTDGIASAALLVRALSLEEFTNMTAQIGEFSFDERIWGAIERAERLYVLDFNVPEEVEKVRVPTLFIDHHTQPRIKNPLVEQVNPSLEEEYWPANSLVVSEHFGIWNAWSALGVVGDIGEKAFGLERVRELLGKGGISREEALRLVELIDSNYIAVDREAVEEAVGVLLSHPLKELLEYEPWVKKAEAIRDAIEGAVSNAGERNGFAIVHFESPFNIISKVARKLVWELGYRGAAVVNENFHGKAQVYFRISGKEAERINMAEVIERVRALGTNAGGKREVLGCVCERDKIEDVLAIIEEYLR
- a CDS encoding cation diffusion facilitator family transporter, with amino-acid sequence MEEVYKPIWVSIIGNVLLSLLKLAVGFMYSSIALISDGVHSLSDVITSVIGYAGIRISSKPPDKSHPFGHSRFEPLVAFLIGEALIIVAYEIGRDAVYRIVAGGAIEVNSVMLGVALFSILSKELMFRYSVRVGRKLDSQILVADAYHHRSDALSSVAVLIGLGAQELGFMYGDSIAGLVVAVFLLKVSLDIILENVRYLTGQAPPFEVCEEIKERALGVPNVLGIHDLRAHYVGSKLHVELHIEVPPELSLKEAHDVSEEVKRVIESLPEVEVAFVHVDIKGVTE
- the sat gene encoding sulfate adenylyltransferase gives rise to the protein MVSKPHGGRLVRRLVAERTRERILSEQREYPRVQIEHGRAIDLENIAHGVYSPLKGFLTSDDFESVLDHMRLSDDTPWTIPIVLDVKERAFDEGDAILLYYDDLPIARMHVEEIYTYDKREFAVNVFKTDDPAHPGVARVMNMGDYLVGGEIELLNELPNPFAKYTLRPVETRVLFKERGWKTIVAFQTRNVPHLGHEYVQKAALTFVDGLFINPVLGRKKKGDYRDEVIIKAYETLFEHYYPKDAATLATVRYEMRYAGPREAVHHAIMRKNFGATHFIVGRDHAGVGDYYGPYEAWDMFSNFPDLGITPMFIRESFYCRKCGGMVNAKICPHDKEFHIHISGTKLRKMIMAGEQPPEYMMRPEVFEVVRSFENPFVE
- a CDS encoding ribbon-helix-helix domain-containing protein encodes the protein MAEEKKYTTVSIPKPLYDKIKARIDGTGFTSVSDYVTYVLREVLASLEEEEKEEVFTEEEEEKVKERLRALGYLD